In one window of Maribacter sp. BPC-D8 DNA:
- a CDS encoding sodium:solute symporter: MEGLDWIILIGTLLFIVIYGVWKTKGSKNVDDYVRGGNDSKWWTIGLSVMATQASAITFLSTPGQAFHDGMGFVQFYFGLPFAMIIICMVFVPLYHKMKVYTAYEFLEGRFDLKTRSLAAVLFLIQRGLAAGITIFAPSIILSAVLGWDLRTLNVILGTLVIIYTVSGGTKAVSVTQKQQMFIIMTGMFITFFFILGYLPSDITFSKAMKIAGASNKLEILNFDLDTSSRYTFWSGITGGLFLFLAYFGTDQSQVQRYLSGKSVRESQLGLIFNAVLKIPMQFFILLVGVMVFVFYQYNPSPLNFNPSATQAVMESSYAEDYRLLQEGQVALEAEKRIAQNKFSAALEIKEFSAVEEAKKQIIRINQKDSTNRIAAKSLISQANDAVETNDKDYVFIHFILNNLPTGLVGLLLAVILSAAMSSTASELNALGTITALDLYKRNRATENLSEEHYVKASKFFTLIWGIVAILIACVANLFDNLIQLVNIIGSIFYGNVLGIFLIAFFFKFIKGNAVFFAAVVTQVIICIIYYYLIHIYPSGQEKLGYLWLNFFGAAIVILISFIFEAFDRMLKKPLTTS, translated from the coding sequence ATGGAAGGATTAGATTGGATTATTCTTATCGGCACACTTCTCTTTATCGTAATATACGGAGTTTGGAAAACCAAAGGAAGTAAGAACGTAGATGACTACGTTCGTGGCGGTAATGATTCTAAATGGTGGACAATAGGTTTATCAGTAATGGCGACTCAAGCCAGTGCTATAACCTTTTTATCTACTCCGGGTCAAGCATTTCATGATGGTATGGGTTTTGTTCAGTTCTATTTCGGACTGCCCTTTGCAATGATTATCATCTGTATGGTATTTGTTCCGCTATACCATAAAATGAAGGTATACACTGCCTATGAATTTTTAGAAGGACGGTTTGATCTTAAAACCCGTTCATTAGCCGCAGTACTGTTCTTAATTCAAAGAGGTCTAGCTGCAGGTATTACTATTTTTGCTCCTTCTATCATTTTATCTGCCGTACTTGGTTGGGATTTACGCACACTGAACGTTATTCTTGGTACTCTTGTAATTATATATACAGTATCTGGTGGAACAAAAGCTGTTAGTGTAACTCAAAAACAACAGATGTTCATTATCATGACGGGTATGTTCATCACCTTCTTTTTTATATTAGGATACTTACCTTCTGACATTACCTTTAGTAAAGCCATGAAAATTGCCGGCGCCAGCAATAAATTAGAAATATTAAATTTTGATTTAGATACCTCTAGTAGATACACATTTTGGAGTGGTATAACAGGCGGGCTTTTCTTATTTCTAGCTTATTTCGGTACAGATCAAAGTCAGGTACAACGGTATTTATCTGGTAAATCTGTAAGAGAAAGTCAACTAGGTCTTATTTTCAATGCTGTTCTTAAAATACCTATGCAGTTCTTTATTCTTTTGGTAGGTGTAATGGTATTTGTCTTTTATCAATACAATCCTTCGCCATTAAATTTTAATCCGTCTGCGACACAGGCAGTAATGGAGTCAAGTTATGCCGAAGATTACAGGCTACTTCAAGAAGGGCAAGTAGCGTTAGAAGCTGAAAAAAGAATTGCTCAAAATAAGTTTTCAGCAGCATTAGAAATAAAAGAATTTTCAGCAGTTGAAGAAGCTAAAAAGCAAATTATACGTATTAATCAAAAAGATAGCACCAATCGAATAGCTGCCAAATCTTTAATTAGTCAGGCAAATGATGCAGTTGAAACCAACGATAAAGATTATGTCTTTATACACTTTATACTTAATAATTTACCCACAGGTTTAGTTGGGTTGCTATTAGCTGTAATTTTATCTGCAGCAATGTCATCAACAGCATCAGAGTTAAATGCACTAGGTACTATTACCGCATTAGACTTATATAAGCGCAATAGAGCAACCGAAAATCTTTCAGAAGAGCATTATGTAAAAGCTTCTAAATTCTTTACTTTAATTTGGGGTATTGTCGCCATATTAATTGCCTGCGTAGCAAACTTATTTGATAATTTAATTCAATTAGTAAATATCATTGGTAGTATATTTTACGGAAATGTTTTAGGTATATTCTTAATCGCATTTTTCTTTAAGTTTATAAAAGGGAATGCTGTATTCTTTGCAGCAGTGGTAACACAGGTAATTATTTGTATTATTTACTACTACTTGATACATATTTACCCATCAGGACAAGAAAAATTAGGATATCTATGGCTTAACTTTTTTGGTGCCGCTATAGTCATATTAATATCGTTTATATTTGAAGCCTTTGATCGAATGCTTAAAAAGCCTTTGACCACAAGCTAA
- the galK gene encoding galactokinase — protein sequence MIDKTIASYFIENYGNDPILIKAPGRINLIGEHTDYNQGLVLPASIEKGIYFAVSSNNDHTIRIETFLTQPEKIEFELNGDHKSFESFWGNYFKAIIEILVTKNYPLKGMDCVFGGDIPIGSGLSSSAALCCGFIYAVTKVSGQDISREEIALIAQEAEHKIGLNCGLMDQYAVLFGKKGNAFFLDCKDLSHNYIPINLEGYSWVLVNSNIKHNLAVDSEYNKRRISCENIVKEVQKYRPEITSLRDVTIVDVKKVSDIADETDCKRAIYVIEENDRVRKMIKALTNGDAQEVGAVLKEGHWAMSTQYEITTSELDALVKIGESLDGVLGSRMMGGGFGGCTINLMKTEKLDISIKSLLEQYKEQTGIDADYYHLAIDDGVKVFE from the coding sequence ATGATAGATAAAACAATTGCGTCTTATTTTATAGAGAATTATGGTAATGACCCTATTCTCATAAAAGCTCCCGGTAGAATAAACTTGATAGGCGAGCATACAGATTATAATCAAGGTCTAGTATTGCCAGCTTCTATAGAAAAAGGTATTTATTTTGCCGTTTCTAGCAACAATGATCATACCATTCGTATAGAGACCTTTTTAACTCAACCGGAAAAAATAGAATTTGAGCTTAATGGCGACCATAAAAGTTTTGAATCATTTTGGGGAAATTATTTTAAGGCAATAATTGAAATTCTAGTAACCAAAAATTATCCCTTAAAAGGTATGGATTGTGTTTTTGGGGGCGATATTCCTATTGGATCAGGCCTCTCTTCCTCTGCAGCACTTTGTTGCGGATTTATCTATGCAGTAACCAAAGTATCTGGTCAAGATATTTCAAGAGAAGAAATTGCATTGATCGCACAAGAAGCCGAGCATAAAATCGGACTCAATTGCGGATTAATGGATCAATATGCCGTGCTCTTCGGAAAAAAGGGAAATGCATTTTTCTTAGACTGTAAAGATTTGAGTCATAACTACATACCTATTAATTTAGAGGGTTATAGCTGGGTATTAGTGAATTCTAATATAAAGCACAACTTAGCGGTTGATTCTGAATACAATAAGCGTCGTATTTCTTGTGAGAATATCGTTAAAGAAGTACAAAAATATAGACCTGAAATCACCTCATTACGCGACGTTACAATTGTAGATGTAAAAAAAGTATCTGATATAGCCGATGAAACAGACTGTAAACGTGCAATATATGTTATCGAAGAAAACGACCGTGTTCGCAAAATGATTAAGGCATTGACAAATGGTGATGCACAAGAAGTTGGTGCCGTACTTAAAGAAGGTCATTGGGCGATGTCTACACAATATGAAATAACCACAAGCGAATTAGACGCTTTGGTCAAAATTGGTGAAAGCTTAGACGGTGTACTTGGTTCTAGAATGATGGGTGGCGGCTTCGGTGGTTGCACGATTAATTTAATGAAGACTGAAAAACTAGATATAAGTATAAAATCTTTATTAGAACAGTACAAAGAACAAACTGGTATTGATGCCGATTACTATCATTTAGCTATTGATGACGGCGTCAAAGTTTTTGAATAA
- a CDS encoding DUF2911 domain-containing protein produces the protein MNKVVLFLLAIVASLTVEAQINTPAPSPAAKLMQTVGLTEVSIDYSRPSMRDRKVFGNLVPFDKLWRTGANGFTLVTFDADVTIGGKEVKAGTYSIFTKPGASAWEVFIYTDTVGGGTPSKWEESKVVAQLSVPVYNIEMPVETFTITFDDVTSNGANIGIIWENTYVAIPFTVGTDATVMSSIDKALNGPTAEDYYASAVYYSSEGKDIKKAKEWMDKAMSMTDKPAFWQLRQQSLILAKAGDKKGAIEAAKKSLTGATAAGNNDYIKMNNESIKEWSSK, from the coding sequence ATGAACAAAGTAGTACTATTTTTATTGGCAATTGTAGCTTCCTTAACTGTTGAAGCACAAATAAATACACCAGCACCAAGTCCGGCAGCTAAATTAATGCAGACTGTAGGTTTAACAGAAGTAAGCATTGACTATTCTAGACCTTCTATGAGAGATAGAAAAGTATTTGGTAACCTTGTACCTTTTGACAAATTATGGAGAACAGGAGCGAACGGATTCACTTTAGTAACTTTTGACGCTGACGTAACTATAGGTGGTAAAGAAGTTAAAGCAGGAACATATTCTATTTTCACTAAACCAGGAGCTTCTGCATGGGAAGTTTTTATCTACACTGATACTGTTGGTGGTGGTACTCCAAGCAAATGGGAAGAAAGCAAGGTAGTTGCTCAATTATCTGTACCAGTTTACAATATTGAAATGCCTGTTGAAACTTTTACGATCACTTTTGATGACGTAACTTCTAACGGAGCAAATATTGGTATCATTTGGGAGAATACTTATGTAGCAATTCCTTTTACTGTTGGTACAGATGCTACTGTAATGAGCAGTATCGATAAAGCCTTAAACGGACCAACTGCTGAAGATTATTATGCATCTGCAGTATACTATTCTAGTGAAGGTAAAGATATTAAGAAAGCGAAAGAATGGATGGACAAGGCGATGTCAATGACTGACAAGCCTGCATTCTGGCAACTAAGACAACAGTCTTTGATTTTAGCGAAAGCTGGTGATAAAAAAGGAGCAATCGAAGCTGCTAAAAAATCATTAACAGGTGCTACTGCAGCTGGTAACAATGATTATATTAAAATGAACAACGAGTCAATTAAAGAATGGAGTTCTAAGTAA
- a CDS encoding PIG-L family deacetylase: MRYLLGLITCSIFVLGSLKAQTPKNSSATDIYHSIEKLNFLGTALYIAAHPDDENTRLISYLSNDVKARTGYLSLTRGDGGQNLIGPELRELLGVLRTQELLAARRVDGGEQFFSRANDFGYSKQPSETLEIWNKEAILGDVVRTIRKFKPDVIINRFDHRTPGTTHGHHTSSAMLSFEAFDLANDSNAYPEQLASTNTWQPKRLFFNTSWWFYGSEEKFKEADKSNMLHMDVGTYYPMLGMSNNEIASLASSQHLCQGFGRLSSRGTEDEYVELLKGDLPKDKSNLFDGIDTSWSRIEGGKAIGAILYDVQDNFNFKNPTSHLPKLLEAYQLLQNVSDEHWKSLKTAELTTIISAITGLHLEAFTKTGYTNPSQNVDVQIQALNRSDINIELKSIFLNDQNSNIDTTVLNNNELFEKKIALNIPASTDFTSPYWLMEKGTLGTYTVKNTDLIGKPETPRAFNATFNLNINGVSIPITKPVVYKYAKPDKGEIYQPFEVVPEATASFTDKVLIFADASQKRIPVTIKAHKDSISGTVELKYGTGWQVDKKSQPFSIIKKGDEQTVYFTLSPPATENESSISPIVKLNGKEITKEMVTIAYDHVPTQTILLPSETKVVRLNIQKAGENIGYIMGAGDEVPTSLEQIGYNVQLIDPATITKESLKKYDAVVLGIRAYNVVDELKFKQRFILDYAKNGGTVIVQYNTASRWGSQFENIAPYDIEISRDRVTNENSDVKIIAKDNSLVHFPNEISESDFDGWVQERGLYFPNKWSAEFTPVLEMHDEGEESTKGSLLIAPYGKGNYIYTGLSFFRELPVGVPGAYKLFSNMLSVGKDKVETKAKIKG, encoded by the coding sequence ATGCGATATTTATTAGGGCTAATAACCTGCAGTATCTTTGTACTCGGCTCCCTGAAAGCCCAAACCCCTAAGAATAGTTCTGCAACCGACATTTACCACTCCATTGAAAAGCTTAATTTTTTAGGTACCGCACTTTATATAGCGGCGCACCCAGATGATGAAAACACCCGTTTAATATCATATTTATCTAACGATGTTAAAGCAAGAACAGGGTATTTATCGCTTACCAGAGGTGATGGAGGTCAGAATTTAATTGGTCCAGAATTACGTGAACTTTTAGGTGTGCTTCGAACACAGGAATTACTTGCTGCAAGAAGAGTTGATGGTGGCGAACAGTTCTTTAGTCGTGCTAATGATTTTGGTTACTCAAAACAACCAAGTGAAACCTTAGAAATTTGGAATAAAGAAGCTATTCTTGGCGATGTGGTTAGAACCATACGCAAGTTTAAACCAGATGTTATCATTAATAGATTTGATCACAGAACTCCCGGTACTACACATGGTCATCATACCTCTTCGGCAATGTTAAGCTTCGAGGCATTTGATCTAGCAAATGATTCAAATGCTTACCCAGAGCAATTGGCATCGACAAATACTTGGCAACCAAAACGATTATTTTTTAATACATCGTGGTGGTTCTACGGTAGCGAAGAAAAATTTAAAGAGGCAGATAAATCTAACATGTTACATATGGATGTAGGTACCTACTACCCTATGTTAGGCATGTCTAACAACGAAATAGCTTCATTAGCTAGCAGTCAGCACTTATGCCAAGGTTTTGGAAGACTAAGCTCTAGAGGCACAGAAGATGAATATGTTGAATTATTAAAAGGAGATTTACCAAAAGACAAGTCAAACCTTTTTGATGGTATCGATACTAGTTGGTCTAGAATTGAAGGAGGAAAAGCAATCGGTGCAATTCTTTACGATGTACAAGATAATTTCAATTTCAAAAATCCTACATCACATTTACCAAAATTACTTGAAGCATATCAGTTATTACAAAATGTATCTGACGAACATTGGAAAAGCTTAAAAACAGCAGAATTAACCACTATTATTTCAGCTATTACCGGATTGCATTTAGAGGCTTTTACAAAAACAGGATATACAAATCCTAGTCAAAACGTCGATGTTCAAATTCAAGCATTAAATAGAAGTGATATAAATATTGAATTAAAATCGATATTTCTAAATGATCAGAATAGCAACATTGATACTACTGTTTTAAACAACAATGAATTGTTTGAAAAGAAAATTGCATTAAACATTCCAGCTTCCACAGATTTCACTAGTCCGTATTGGCTAATGGAAAAAGGAACTTTAGGAACATACACCGTAAAGAATACCGACTTAATTGGCAAACCAGAAACACCACGGGCATTTAATGCTACTTTTAATTTGAACATCAACGGTGTTTCAATTCCTATTACTAAACCTGTCGTTTATAAATATGCAAAACCCGATAAAGGAGAAATTTATCAGCCTTTTGAAGTAGTACCAGAGGCAACAGCAAGCTTTACAGATAAGGTATTGATATTTGCCGATGCATCGCAAAAAAGAATTCCTGTTACTATTAAAGCACATAAAGACAGTATTTCAGGTACAGTTGAATTAAAGTATGGAACAGGGTGGCAAGTAGATAAAAAATCGCAACCGTTCTCAATCATCAAAAAAGGCGATGAGCAAACCGTATATTTTACATTGAGTCCGCCAGCTACAGAAAATGAAAGTAGCATCTCCCCTATTGTAAAACTGAACGGTAAAGAAATTACCAAAGAAATGGTAACTATTGCTTATGATCATGTACCCACGCAAACTATATTACTTCCTTCAGAAACCAAAGTAGTTCGATTAAACATTCAAAAGGCAGGAGAAAATATAGGTTATATTATGGGTGCCGGTGATGAAGTACCTACGAGTTTAGAACAAATTGGATATAATGTTCAATTAATTGACCCTGCAACTATTACAAAAGAATCATTAAAAAAATATGATGCCGTTGTATTAGGTATTAGAGCCTATAACGTAGTAGATGAACTGAAATTTAAACAACGATTTATTCTAGATTATGCCAAAAATGGTGGTACAGTAATTGTGCAATACAACACAGCAAGTAGATGGGGTTCTCAATTCGAAAATATAGCACCTTACGACATAGAAATTTCAAGAGACCGAGTAACGAATGAGAATTCTGATGTAAAAATAATAGCAAAAGATAATTCACTCGTACATTTTCCGAATGAAATTAGCGAGAGTGATTTTGATGGTTGGGTTCAAGAACGAGGATTATACTTTCCTAATAAATGGAGTGCAGAATTTACACCTGTTTTAGAAATGCATGACGAAGGCGAAGAATCAACAAAAGGTAGCCTTTTAATTGCCCCGTATGGAAAGGGAAACTATATTTATACCGGACTGAGCTTTTTTAGAGAATTACCGGTAGGTGTTCCTGGAGCTTACAAATTATTTTCTAATATGCTTTCTGTTGGAAAAGATAAAGTTGAAACAAAAGCCAAAATCAAAGGATGA
- a CDS encoding mechanosensitive ion channel domain-containing protein: MKEFINEHYNELIYSLIVLIVILVLKVLFATAIRKVSKISDYNPVRTNLILKFTNIALTIIAVVVLTLVWSVNYRDLGVMLSSVFAVIGVALFAQWSILSNITAGVIIFFSFPFKIGNTIRILDKELLDPNNTDLDKFVIEDIRAFHLHLRRSNGEILTYPNNLVLQKGVILISTYQQGEFLNTEEEEEQIV; this comes from the coding sequence ATGAAAGAGTTTATTAATGAGCATTACAATGAGTTAATATATAGTCTCATTGTTTTAATTGTTATTCTTGTTTTAAAAGTTTTATTTGCCACGGCGATAAGAAAGGTAAGTAAGATAAGTGATTACAATCCTGTACGTACCAATCTAATACTAAAGTTTACAAACATTGCGCTAACTATTATCGCAGTGGTAGTTTTAACCCTGGTATGGAGTGTAAACTACAGAGATTTAGGCGTTATGTTATCATCGGTTTTTGCTGTAATCGGCGTAGCATTATTTGCGCAGTGGTCTATACTAAGTAATATCACTGCAGGTGTCATCATCTTCTTTTCATTCCCCTTTAAAATTGGGAATACTATTCGTATTTTAGATAAAGAATTGCTTGACCCGAACAATACCGATTTAGACAAATTCGTAATTGAAGATATTAGAGCATTCCATTTACATTTAAGAAGAAGCAACGGTGAAATTTTAACCTACCCAAATAACCTTGTACTTCAAAAAGGGGTTATACTAATCTCTACCTACCAACAAGGCGAATTTTTAAATACAGAAGAAGAGGAAGAACAAATTGTTTGA